A single window of Phaenicophaeus curvirostris isolate KB17595 chromosome 24, BPBGC_Pcur_1.0, whole genome shotgun sequence DNA harbors:
- the LRIF1 gene encoding ligand-dependent nuclear receptor-interacting factor 1 isoform X1 yields the protein MSRRAPRSREERPRRAAQFIAGCMYRVVQTTGPDGKNLLKLLPISKSTGSFVPIVQSSTRPNNSKASISSPVHLTFETQLANTTAPSSVKIPIFPSPNSGKIILTRTLDSQERVRAGSEKESLIPKSAADTQSSRVSMDRLSVQSMAVTSSSNQHRAAYMLVNSDSLPLVVKSPALLSGHHLQIPADAEVKSVPASVLPPAVQQKILAAAATNMSRGADSTKPPTVIYVSPVNTVKTALPRHFQAICPKPTMETSKSVMTATHTESGSPQTATSVCPRTPVKWVVQESTQSSTSCLIPVKSSNNMASRILKTLSDMKNVEVNSANILPLSSSDPDGSQTKITPIKHNALVMYNGKVYLLTKRGLDVPTAQADKQAPSSSDTSLKKGSSKVIESAAVNKVTNLVLSKNGGMVVSQKDPNPGTNSNSSSPAGLRNELKPAPAALVTPSANQQDSGVNQEKSLPFTKSISSGVTHGPAVGTQENGCQNGEEKIHSFKAARALFPQPEQECASSEDRQKIQRDKMDSLVKVIQIEHREKPHWKQYLELRKKFGLSKEERVYLKRIPLRTSCEKPEERVGSSNSLERRNDSCSSSSLDVEINQHQECVKEEKIIVDLEENLTKKRKSKSSPLSDSGKRRKTFVTSTTNSNSEGTSSSATVVTSSVSPTPVSSQQGVPTDFVLSSPGSDFEQGLYPQYSDVTDSSVPVIVSCEGNASVLEGSFRDDAFLLTPPDLDETIRDERINRLKQLLREREAALEEMRRKMQQS from the exons CATTGCAGGCTGTATGTACCGAGTAGTTCAGACGACGGGACCAGACGGAAAAAACCTTCTGAAATTACTTCCAATTTCTAAATCTACTGGAAGTTTTGTGCCAATAGTTCAGTCTTCAACCAGACCAAACAATTCTAAAGCGAGTATTTCTAGTCCGGTCCATCTTACATTTGAGACGCAGCTTGCCAATACTACTGCGCCTTCGTCTGTTAAGATACCCATTTTTCCATCTCCTAATTCTGGAAAGATCATTCTTACAAGGACATTAGACTCACAGGAAAGGGTTAGGGCAGGTTCTGAAAAGGAAAGCTTGATTCCAAAGTCAGCTGCTGACACCCAGAGTAGCCGTGTGTCCATGGATAGGCTGTCTGTGCAGAGCATGGCTGTAACGAGTTCCTCCAACCAGCATCGCGCTGCATATATGCTGGTGAACTCAGACAGCCTTCCCCTTGTTGTGAAGTCTCCAGCGCTGCTCTCTGGCCACCACCTCCAGATACCGGCTGATGCAGAGGTGAAATCTGTCCCAGCTTCTGTGTTACCACCTGCAGTACAGCAAAAAATACTTGCAGCTGCCGCAACAAATATGTCTAGAGGAGCTGACAGTACAAAACCGCCAACTGTTATTTATGTGTCGCCAGTGAACACAGTGAAAACAGCACTTCCCAGGCATTTTCAAGCCATTTGCCCCAAACCTACCATGGAAACTTCAAAATCAGTAATGACAGCTACGCATACAGAGAGTGGTTCTCCTCAGACAGCAACCTCAGTGTGCCCACGAACTCCAGTGAAATGGGTTGTGCAAGAAAGCACACAGTCATCAACGTCTTGCCTGATTCCTGTGAAGTCATCAAATAATATGGCTTCCAGGATCCTGAAAACACTGTCAGACATGAAGAATGTAGAAGTTAACTCAGCAAATATTTTGCCGCTCAGTTCTAGTGATCCTGATGGAAGCCAGACAAAAATCACACCTATTAAACATAACGCTCTGGTCATGTACAATGGGAAAGTCTATTTACTGACCAAAAGAGGCTTGGATGTTCCGACAGCTCAGGCTGACAAGCAagcaccttcctcttctgatacTTCACTTAAGAAGGGGTCATCCAAGGTCATTGAATCTGCTGCAGTCAATAAAGTAACGAATCTGGTATTGTCAAAAAACGGAGGAATGGTGGTGTCTCAGAAAGATCCAAATCCAGGTACAAACTCCAACAGTTCTTCACCAGCTGGCTTAAGAAATGAATTAAAACCTGCACCTGCAGCTCTAGTGACCCCAAGTGCTAATCAGCAGGATTCAGGTGTGAACCAGGAAAAGAGTTTGCCCTTCACCAAGAGCATTTCAAGTGGAGTGACCCATGGTCCAGCAGTAGGGACACAGGAAAATGGGTGCCAAAATGGTGAGGAAAAGATCCATTCCTTCAAAGCAGCAAGGGCTCTTTTTCCTCAGCCTGAGCAAGAGTGTGCTTCCAGTGAAGACAGGCAAAAG atcCAACGTGACAAGATGGATTCACTGGTAAAGGTTATTCAAATTGAACACCGGGAGAAGCCGCATTGGAAACAATACTTggaattaaggaaaaaatttgGTCTCTCTAAGGAGGAGAGAGTGTACCTTAAAAGAATACCTTTAAGGACCTCCTGTGAGAAACCAGAAGAAAGGGTTGGTTCCAGTAACAGCTTGGAAAGGAGAAATGATTCTTGCAGTTCATCATCATTAGATGTGGAAATAAATCAACATCAGGAATGTGTTAAAGAGGAAAAG ATAATTGTGGATCTGGAAGAGAATTtgactaagaaaagaaaatcaaaatcctCACCACTGTCAGAcagtggaaagagaaggaaaacttttGTCACATCAACCACAAATTCAAATTCAGAAGGCACCAGCTCCAGTGCCACTGTAGTTACCAGCAGTGTTTCACCCACACCGGTCTCGTCACAGCAGGGTGTGCCCACAGACTTTGTGTTATCATCTCCAGGGAGTGACTTCGAGCAAGGCCTGTACCCCCAGTATAGCGATGTTACAGACTCGAGTGTTCCAGTCATAGTGTCTTGTGAAGGTAACGCTTCAGTTCTGGAAGGTTCTTTCAGAGATGATGCTTTCCTTTTGACTCCCCCAGACCTGGATGAAACGATACGGGATGAAAGAATAAACCGGCTGAAACAGCTTTTAAGAGAACGAGAAGCGGCACTCGAGGAGATGCGtagaaaaatgcagcagagcTGA
- the LRIF1 gene encoding ligand-dependent nuclear receptor-interacting factor 1 isoform X2 — MYRVVQTTGPDGKNLLKLLPISKSTGSFVPIVQSSTRPNNSKASISSPVHLTFETQLANTTAPSSVKIPIFPSPNSGKIILTRTLDSQERVRAGSEKESLIPKSAADTQSSRVSMDRLSVQSMAVTSSSNQHRAAYMLVNSDSLPLVVKSPALLSGHHLQIPADAEVKSVPASVLPPAVQQKILAAAATNMSRGADSTKPPTVIYVSPVNTVKTALPRHFQAICPKPTMETSKSVMTATHTESGSPQTATSVCPRTPVKWVVQESTQSSTSCLIPVKSSNNMASRILKTLSDMKNVEVNSANILPLSSSDPDGSQTKITPIKHNALVMYNGKVYLLTKRGLDVPTAQADKQAPSSSDTSLKKGSSKVIESAAVNKVTNLVLSKNGGMVVSQKDPNPGTNSNSSSPAGLRNELKPAPAALVTPSANQQDSGVNQEKSLPFTKSISSGVTHGPAVGTQENGCQNGEEKIHSFKAARALFPQPEQECASSEDRQKIQRDKMDSLVKVIQIEHREKPHWKQYLELRKKFGLSKEERVYLKRIPLRTSCEKPEERVGSSNSLERRNDSCSSSSLDVEINQHQECVKEEKIIVDLEENLTKKRKSKSSPLSDSGKRRKTFVTSTTNSNSEGTSSSATVVTSSVSPTPVSSQQGVPTDFVLSSPGSDFEQGLYPQYSDVTDSSVPVIVSCEGNASVLEGSFRDDAFLLTPPDLDETIRDERINRLKQLLREREAALEEMRRKMQQS, encoded by the exons ATGTACCGAGTAGTTCAGACGACGGGACCAGACGGAAAAAACCTTCTGAAATTACTTCCAATTTCTAAATCTACTGGAAGTTTTGTGCCAATAGTTCAGTCTTCAACCAGACCAAACAATTCTAAAGCGAGTATTTCTAGTCCGGTCCATCTTACATTTGAGACGCAGCTTGCCAATACTACTGCGCCTTCGTCTGTTAAGATACCCATTTTTCCATCTCCTAATTCTGGAAAGATCATTCTTACAAGGACATTAGACTCACAGGAAAGGGTTAGGGCAGGTTCTGAAAAGGAAAGCTTGATTCCAAAGTCAGCTGCTGACACCCAGAGTAGCCGTGTGTCCATGGATAGGCTGTCTGTGCAGAGCATGGCTGTAACGAGTTCCTCCAACCAGCATCGCGCTGCATATATGCTGGTGAACTCAGACAGCCTTCCCCTTGTTGTGAAGTCTCCAGCGCTGCTCTCTGGCCACCACCTCCAGATACCGGCTGATGCAGAGGTGAAATCTGTCCCAGCTTCTGTGTTACCACCTGCAGTACAGCAAAAAATACTTGCAGCTGCCGCAACAAATATGTCTAGAGGAGCTGACAGTACAAAACCGCCAACTGTTATTTATGTGTCGCCAGTGAACACAGTGAAAACAGCACTTCCCAGGCATTTTCAAGCCATTTGCCCCAAACCTACCATGGAAACTTCAAAATCAGTAATGACAGCTACGCATACAGAGAGTGGTTCTCCTCAGACAGCAACCTCAGTGTGCCCACGAACTCCAGTGAAATGGGTTGTGCAAGAAAGCACACAGTCATCAACGTCTTGCCTGATTCCTGTGAAGTCATCAAATAATATGGCTTCCAGGATCCTGAAAACACTGTCAGACATGAAGAATGTAGAAGTTAACTCAGCAAATATTTTGCCGCTCAGTTCTAGTGATCCTGATGGAAGCCAGACAAAAATCACACCTATTAAACATAACGCTCTGGTCATGTACAATGGGAAAGTCTATTTACTGACCAAAAGAGGCTTGGATGTTCCGACAGCTCAGGCTGACAAGCAagcaccttcctcttctgatacTTCACTTAAGAAGGGGTCATCCAAGGTCATTGAATCTGCTGCAGTCAATAAAGTAACGAATCTGGTATTGTCAAAAAACGGAGGAATGGTGGTGTCTCAGAAAGATCCAAATCCAGGTACAAACTCCAACAGTTCTTCACCAGCTGGCTTAAGAAATGAATTAAAACCTGCACCTGCAGCTCTAGTGACCCCAAGTGCTAATCAGCAGGATTCAGGTGTGAACCAGGAAAAGAGTTTGCCCTTCACCAAGAGCATTTCAAGTGGAGTGACCCATGGTCCAGCAGTAGGGACACAGGAAAATGGGTGCCAAAATGGTGAGGAAAAGATCCATTCCTTCAAAGCAGCAAGGGCTCTTTTTCCTCAGCCTGAGCAAGAGTGTGCTTCCAGTGAAGACAGGCAAAAG atcCAACGTGACAAGATGGATTCACTGGTAAAGGTTATTCAAATTGAACACCGGGAGAAGCCGCATTGGAAACAATACTTggaattaaggaaaaaatttgGTCTCTCTAAGGAGGAGAGAGTGTACCTTAAAAGAATACCTTTAAGGACCTCCTGTGAGAAACCAGAAGAAAGGGTTGGTTCCAGTAACAGCTTGGAAAGGAGAAATGATTCTTGCAGTTCATCATCATTAGATGTGGAAATAAATCAACATCAGGAATGTGTTAAAGAGGAAAAG ATAATTGTGGATCTGGAAGAGAATTtgactaagaaaagaaaatcaaaatcctCACCACTGTCAGAcagtggaaagagaaggaaaacttttGTCACATCAACCACAAATTCAAATTCAGAAGGCACCAGCTCCAGTGCCACTGTAGTTACCAGCAGTGTTTCACCCACACCGGTCTCGTCACAGCAGGGTGTGCCCACAGACTTTGTGTTATCATCTCCAGGGAGTGACTTCGAGCAAGGCCTGTACCCCCAGTATAGCGATGTTACAGACTCGAGTGTTCCAGTCATAGTGTCTTGTGAAGGTAACGCTTCAGTTCTGGAAGGTTCTTTCAGAGATGATGCTTTCCTTTTGACTCCCCCAGACCTGGATGAAACGATACGGGATGAAAGAATAAACCGGCTGAAACAGCTTTTAAGAGAACGAGAAGCGGCACTCGAGGAGATGCGtagaaaaatgcagcagagcTGA